A single region of the Gemmata palustris genome encodes:
- the rpsU gene encoding 30S ribosomal protein S21: MGLRMRVHEREPIGAALRRFKKLIERSGMKGELRSHEYYEKPCEARRRKEARRMNAIRKAASTPRT, encoded by the coding sequence ATGGGCTTGCGGATGCGTGTTCACGAGCGGGAGCCGATCGGCGCCGCTCTCCGGCGGTTCAAAAAACTGATCGAGCGCAGCGGGATGAAGGGTGAACTCCGCTCCCACGAGTATTACGAGAAGCCGTGCGAGGCCCGGCGCCGCAAGGAAGCCCGCCGCATGAACGCGATCCGCAAGGCCGCGAGCACGCCCCGCACCTGA